tcccatttctttcaaagctaaaaatacacctaaaaatacatacaggagagaagcctttcttctgccctgactgtggaactagtttctctcaactttcccacTTAAAATCCCATGAACttatacatacaggggagaagccatactcctgctctgactgtggaaaatgttttaaaacattatatgacctaaaagttcatcagagaacacacacaggagagaagccttacgtctgctctgactgtggaaaatgcttcacaacatcaactcatctaaaagttcatcagagaacacacacaggagagaagccttattactgctctgactgtggaaaatgttttaaaacatcaaatgagctaaaagttcatcagacaacacacacaggagagaagcctttcttctgccctgactgtggaactagtttctctcaactttcccacttaaaatcacatgaacgtatacatacaggggcgaagccatactcctgctctgactgtggaaaatgttttaaaacattatatgagctaaaagttcatcagagaacacacacaggagagaagccttacgtctgctctgactgtggaaaatgcttcacaacatcaactcatctaaaagttcatcagagaacacacacaggagagaagccttattactgctctgactgtggaaaatgttttaaaacatcaaatgagctaaaagttcatcagacaacacacacaggagcgaagccttattactgctctgactgtggacaatgttttaaaacatcaactcagctaaaggttcatcagagaacacacacaggagagaagcctttcttctgccctgactgtggaactagtttctctcaactttcccacttaaaatcacatgaacgtatacatacaggggagaagccttactcctgctctgactgtggaaaaaatgtaaaaaaatcaaatgagctaaaagttcatcagagaacacacacaggagagaagccttacgtctgctctgactgtaaaaaatgcttcacaacatcaactcaTCTAAAAgttcatgagagaacacacacaggagagaagccttattactgctctggctgtggaaaatgttttaaaacatcaaatgagctaaaagttcatcagagaacacacacaggagagaagccttacgtctgctctgactgtgtaaaatgttttaaaacatcaactcagctaaaagttcatcagaggactcacacaggagagaagcctttcttctgctctgactgtggggcgagtttctctcatcTGGGCACCTTAAAATCACACCAActtatacacacaggagagaagccttatgtctgctctgactgtggaaaatgcttcaaaacatcaactgagctaagagttcatcagagaacacacacaggagagaagccgtattactgctctgactgtggaactagtttctctaaATTGTCcgacttaaaaacacatgaacgaatacatacaggggagaagccatactcctgctct
The window above is part of the Salvelinus namaycush isolate Seneca chromosome 7, SaNama_1.0, whole genome shotgun sequence genome. Proteins encoded here:
- the LOC120051557 gene encoding oocyte zinc finger protein XlCOF7.1-like, whose protein sequence is ISHQLTGCSDVHTGYHVETFSTSREQQQEDQRAKRSHHCPHCEEIFPFLSKLKIHLKIHTGEKPFFCPDCGTSFSQLSHLKSHELIHTGEKPYSCSDCGKCFKTLYDLKVHQRTHTGEKPYVCSDCGKCFTTSTHLKVHQRTHTGEKPYYCSDCGKCFKTSNELKVHERIHTGAKPYSCSDCGKCFKTLYELKVHQRTHTGEKPYVCSDCGKCFTTSTHLKVHQRTHTGEKPYYCSDCGKCFKTSNELKVHQTTHTGAKPYYCSDCGQCFKTSTQLKVHQRTHTGEKPFFCPDCGTSFSQLSHLKSHERIHTGEKPYSCSDCGKNVKKSNELKVHQRTHTGEKPYVCSDCKKCFTTSTHLKVHERTHTGEKPYYCSGCGKCFKTSNELKVHQRTHTGEKPYVCSDCVKCFKTSTQLKVHQRTHTGEKPFFCSDCGASFSHLGTLKSHQLIHTGEKPYVCSDCGKCFKTSTELRVHQRTHTGEKPYYCSDCGTSFSKLSDLKTHERIHTGEKPYSCSDCGKCFKTSNELKVNQSTHTGEKPYSCSNCGVSFSRLDTLKTPTYT